ACCCTCGCCGCAGGCGGCGCAGGACTCCTCCTGCTGGCGGCGTTCGCGGTGGTGGAGTCGCGGGTCGCCCGCCCGCTGGTGCCGCCCGCCGTACTGCGACGGCCCGCGCTGCGCGACGCCAACATCCTCAGTGCGCTGGCCCAGATGGCGCTGTTCCCGATGTTCTTCCTGGTCAGCCTCTATCTGCAGAGCGTGCTCGGACAGTCCCCGCTGACCGGCGGGCTCGGCCTGCTGCCGCTGTCGCTGGCCGTTGTCGCCGTCGCGCCGCAGACCGGCCGTCTCATCTTCCGTATCGGGCTCGGGTCCACCATGACGCTCGGCTTCGGACTGCTGTTCGTGGGCATGGTCTGGCTGGCGCTCGCTCTCGCCGCCGACGGCACCTTCCTCAGCACCGTTCTCGCGCCCAGCCTGGTCCTCGGCGTCGCCCTGCCGCTGGTCATGGTCACCACCAATGTGGCCGCGACCGCGGAGGCCGCGCCCGAGGAGACCGGGCTCGCCTCCGGACTCATCAACACCAGCCAGCAGTTCGGCTCGGTGCTCGGACTCGCCGTGCTGGTGGGCGTCGCCACCGCCGCAGGCGGCTCGTCGGCCGCCGCCCAGACCGCGGGTTTCCGGTCCGCGCTGCTGGCCGGCGCCGCCTTCGCGGCCCTGGCCACCCTGCTCTCCGTACGACTGCGGCTGCCCGTGCCCGCGATGGCGTCGCCACGCCAGGACCGGACAGGCGGCGCCGTGGAGTGACCGTGTGCGGCGCGCAAGCGTGCGGAGTACGCATGCGGCTTCAGCGTCCGGTGACCGCGTGACGCGAGCCGCTCCGCATCCCACCCACTGAACCGATGTTGCCCAAGGGGGGCATTCCGTTGACCCTGTACGACCTTGTCGCGCCCGGTCTCGATCTGCGCGGCGAACCGCGCTACCGGATAGCCGAGATACGCGCGGCCGATCCGCTCGGCGCCGACGCAATGCTGGCCGCACTGCCCGCGATGAACGCCGCCGCCGATGTGCCCGCGCTCACCGTCGCCCTGCGCGCCCTGGTGCCCGATCCCGACCGGGTCGCCGCACTCAGCGTCGTCGACGCGCTCGCCGCCATGCGCGACCTCGGCATCCTCCTCGGCTCCCTCAAACGCCACGGTACCGAGCCCGTCCCGGCCGTGCCCGAAGTCCTGCCGGTGCTCGAGGAGCTGGGGCGGCGCACCGACATGGTGCCGCGCGACACCGTGCACCACTACACGACCTGGAACCCTCTCGGCGCCAGGCAGCGGATGTACACCGGCGACAGGATGGAGGCCAGTCTCCAGGACGCGGTCCGGATGGTCTTCCCCAGCCTGGTCGCCGCGCTCGGCACCTGCGCGGAGCTCGCCCGCCTGGAACCCTACGACCCCGGCTTCGCACTCTGCCTCGACCGCACCGCCCAGCATGTGCAGGCCATGGTGGACTCCATCGACTTCACCGTCGCCAACGTCTCGCCGGTCTTCTTCGCGCAGGAGATGCGCTCCTACTTCGAGGAGATCGACGTCGCGGGCCACGAGTACCTGGGCCCGGCCGCCGCCCAGGTGCCGCTCTGGCTGGTCGATCTGACCCTGTGGCAGTGCGACCGCAGCAACCCGAAGTACGACGCGTTCCTGCGCGAGTCGGTGCAGTACAGCCTCCCGTCCTGGCGCGACCACTACGCCAGGCACCAGGGCGGCACCTCCGCCGTCTCCAAGCTCTCCGCGGCCATCAGCTGGGAGGCGGTCGACCGGCTGCCGCAGCAACTCGCCGCCTCCGCGGTCTCCCTCGCCCGGGTGCTGCGCATCCTCAAGACCTTCCGCGCCCGCCATATGACCATCGCCCGCAAGGCGTACAGCGAGGACGTGCGGCTCTACGACATGGGCAGCGGCGGGGCCCCCATCGAACTGCTGCGCTCGGTACTCGATCTGACCCGGGACAACGAAACCCTCGTACGCCGCTCCGTCGAACGGCCGAACACCCCCTGACCGTCCCGACCGCCGAAGGAAGTCCGACCCCATGACCCACATAATGATCGCCGGCGGTGGAATCGCGGGGCTCACCGCGGCACTCGCCCTGCACACCGCCGGATTCGAGCGGATCACCGTCGTCGAGACGGCCCCCGAGATCCACCCGGTCGGCGCCGGACTCAACATCATGCCCAACGCGGTACGCGAACTCGACGCGCTCGGGCTGCTCGACCGTCTCGAGGAGCGAGCCGTACGCACCCATGAGCTGCGCTACTACCACCGCAGCGGCGGACTCATCTCCCGCGAGCCGCGCGGCCTCGGCGCCGGATACCACTGGCCCCAGCTCTCCATCCAGCGCGGCGATCTCCAACTGGTGCTCGCCGACGCGGTACGGACAAGGCTCGGCGCGGGCGCCCTGGTGGGCGGGGTGCGCGTCATCGGCGTGGAGCCGATGCCGGACGGGCGCCCACGCGTCCAGCTGGAGCACCGCGACGGTGCCCGGCGCGGCAAGGCCTCCCTCGAACCGGACCTCCTCATCGGCGCCGACGGCATCCGCTCGGCGGTCCGGGCCGCGCTCAACCCCGGCGAGGGCGAGCCGCCGTGGAACGGCATGCTGGTGTGGCGCGGCGTCTCCAGGATGGCCGCCCACCGGATCGGCACGTTCATGTTCATCGCGGGCGACGACCGGCAGAAGGCCGTGGTCTACCCGATGACCTCGCCTGACAAGGACACCGGTGAGGTCCTCGTCAACTGGGCGCTCGCGATGCCCGCCGACGCCGTCGACGACGCTACGCGCGGAGACTGGAACCGGCAGGTGCCCGTCGAGAAGTTCCTCCACCACTACGAGGGCTGGGACTTCGACGGCGTCAGCGTCACCGAGGTCCTCCGCGCCGCCGACACGGCCTTCGAGTACCCGATGGTGGACCGCGAGCCCCTGGAGCGCTGGTCCCACGGCCGTACGACGCTGATCGGCGACGCGGCCCACGCGATGTACCCGATCGGCTCCAACGGCGCGACCCAGTCCATCGTCGACGGCCGCGCACTCGCCCACGCCATGGCCCGGTACTCCGAGCCGGCCCACGCGCTGGCCGCGTACGAGGCGGAGCGCCGGCCGGCCATGACCGAGCTCCAGCGGGCGAACCGGCAGCTCGGCCCCGAGGTCGTCATCAACCTCGCCCACGAACGGGCACCCGGCGGCTTCACCGACATCGAGGAGGTGATTCCGGCGCGGGAACGCGCCGAGATCGCAGCCCGTTACGCGGCGACCGGGGCCTTCGACCCGGCGAGGGTCAACCAGGGTTCCCCGTACGGCCTTTCGGTGCGTTCGCTGCGCTGAGTGCCCCGGCGGACGCCCGCCCGAGGGGCGTACGCCGTGGTTGCGGAGGGCGGGCTGGCACTAACGTCGTCGGTGACGGAGAGGCGCACACCGTCGTGCGTCCCCTCGGATGCGTACCTCCCCTTGAAGGTGGGACCCGTGAAGGCCATTCGTCGATTCACCGTCCGCCCCGTCCTCCCCGGACCTCTCAGCCCGCTCAGCGACCTCGCGCGCAATCTGCGCTGGTCCTGGCACACCGAAACCCGAGACCTCTTCCAGTCCGTCGACCCCGAGGGGTGGCAGGCCGCCGGGGGCGATCCTGTGCGGCTGCTCGGGGCCGTCTCCGCCGCTCGACTGGCCGAGCTGGCCGGGGACCGGCGCTTTCTGCGCAGACTGACCGCCGCGGCCGACGACCTGGACGACTATCTGCACGGCCGCAGGTGGTACCAGGCCAACAGCGGCGCCCCCGGGGACACCGACCCCGAGGCGCCGGAGTTCCCGGCCGCGGTGGCCTACTTCTCACCCGAGTTCGGCGTCACCGCCGCACTCCCGCAGTACTCCGGCGGCCTCGGCATCCTCGCCGGAGACCATCTCAAGGCCGCCAGCGACCTCGGCGTACCGCTCATCGGGGTCGGCCTGCTCTACCGGCACGGCTACTTCCGCCAGTCCCTGTCCCGCGACGGCTGGCAGCAGGAGCACTATCCGCTGCTCGACCCGAACGAGCTGCCGCTGAGCCTGCTGCGGGAGGGCGACGGGACACCCTGCCGGGTCTCCCTCGCACTGCCCGGCGGGCGCTCGCTGCGCGCCCATATCTGGGTCGCGCGGGTCGGCCGTGTACCGCTGCTGATGCTCGACTCGGACGTCGAGGAGAACGGCCCCGGCGAGCGCGAGGTCACCGACCGGCTGTACGGCGGCGGCAGCGAGCACCGGCTGCTGCAGGAGATGCTGCTGGGGATCGGGGGAGTGCGGGCGGTACGGGCGTACTGCCGGCTGACCGGACACCCCGCGCCCGAGGTGTTCCACACCAACGAGGGCCACGCCGGTTTCCTCGGCCTGGAGCGCATCCGCGAACTGGGTGACACGGGTCTGGACTTCGACGCGGCCCTGGAGGCGGTGCGGGCGGGCACCGTCTTCACCACGCACACCCCCGTGGCCGCCGGCATCGACCGCTTCGACCGCGAGCTCGTCGCCCGGCACTTCGGCGAGCGCGGGGAGCTGGCGGGAGTGCCGGTCGAGAAGGTGCTCCAGCTCGGCATGGAGACCTATCCGGGCGGCGAGCCCAATCTCTTCAACATGGCGGTGATGGGGCTGCGGCTGGCCCAGCGCGCCAACGGGGTCTCCACGCTCCACGGGGCCGTGAGCCGCGGCATGTTCGCCGGTCTGTGGCCGGGCTTCGACGCCGAGGAGGTGCCGATCACCTCCGTCACCAACGGGGTGCACGCGCCCACCTGGGTGGCGCCCGAGGTGTTCCGCCTCGGGGTGCGCCAGATCGGGGTGAGCCG
The Streptomyces lunaelactis genome window above contains:
- a CDS encoding flavin-dependent oxidoreductase produces the protein MTHIMIAGGGIAGLTAALALHTAGFERITVVETAPEIHPVGAGLNIMPNAVRELDALGLLDRLEERAVRTHELRYYHRSGGLISREPRGLGAGYHWPQLSIQRGDLQLVLADAVRTRLGAGALVGGVRVIGVEPMPDGRPRVQLEHRDGARRGKASLEPDLLIGADGIRSAVRAALNPGEGEPPWNGMLVWRGVSRMAAHRIGTFMFIAGDDRQKAVVYPMTSPDKDTGEVLVNWALAMPADAVDDATRGDWNRQVPVEKFLHHYEGWDFDGVSVTEVLRAADTAFEYPMVDREPLERWSHGRTTLIGDAAHAMYPIGSNGATQSIVDGRALAHAMARYSEPAHALAAYEAERRPAMTELQRANRQLGPEVVINLAHERAPGGFTDIEEVIPARERAEIAARYAATGAFDPARVNQGSPYGLSVRSLR
- a CDS encoding monodechloroaminopyrrolnitrin synthase PrnB family protein; translated protein: MLPKGGIPLTLYDLVAPGLDLRGEPRYRIAEIRAADPLGADAMLAALPAMNAAADVPALTVALRALVPDPDRVAALSVVDALAAMRDLGILLGSLKRHGTEPVPAVPEVLPVLEELGRRTDMVPRDTVHHYTTWNPLGARQRMYTGDRMEASLQDAVRMVFPSLVAALGTCAELARLEPYDPGFALCLDRTAQHVQAMVDSIDFTVANVSPVFFAQEMRSYFEEIDVAGHEYLGPAAAQVPLWLVDLTLWQCDRSNPKYDAFLRESVQYSLPSWRDHYARHQGGTSAVSKLSAAISWEAVDRLPQQLAASAVSLARVLRILKTFRARHMTIARKAYSEDVRLYDMGSGGAPIELLRSVLDLTRDNETLVRRSVERPNTP
- the glgP gene encoding alpha-glucan family phosphorylase, with the protein product MKAIRRFTVRPVLPGPLSPLSDLARNLRWSWHTETRDLFQSVDPEGWQAAGGDPVRLLGAVSAARLAELAGDRRFLRRLTAAADDLDDYLHGRRWYQANSGAPGDTDPEAPEFPAAVAYFSPEFGVTAALPQYSGGLGILAGDHLKAASDLGVPLIGVGLLYRHGYFRQSLSRDGWQQEHYPLLDPNELPLSLLREGDGTPCRVSLALPGGRSLRAHIWVARVGRVPLLMLDSDVEENGPGEREVTDRLYGGGSEHRLLQEMLLGIGGVRAVRAYCRLTGHPAPEVFHTNEGHAGFLGLERIRELGDTGLDFDAALEAVRAGTVFTTHTPVAAGIDRFDRELVARHFGERGELAGVPVEKVLQLGMETYPGGEPNLFNMAVMGLRLAQRANGVSTLHGAVSRGMFAGLWPGFDAEEVPITSVTNGVHAPTWVAPEVFRLGVRQIGVSRAEDALSVGGSERWDAVADIADADIWELRRALREQLVLEVRSRLNASWRQRGAGAAELGWIDGVLDPDVLTIGFARRVPSYKRLTLMLRDRDRLMELLLHPTRPVQIVVAGKAHPADDSGKRLVQELVRFADDPRVRHRIVFLPDYGMAMAQKLYPGCDVWLNNPLRPLEACGTSGMKAALNGCLNLSVLDGWWDEWFEPDFGWAIPTADGSATDDDRRDDLEAAALYELIEERVAPRFYDRNGSGLPGRWIEMVRRTLTTLGPKVLAGRMVREYVERLYAPAARAHRSLNADTARELAAWKSRVRAAWPWVAVDHVEALEQAAAAGGTAELGSTLALRVRVALGELQPDDVEVQAVAGRVDSDDAIAGAQNFPLKPTGGPDLEGRWVYEGPLALDSTGPFGYTVRILPAHRLLAASADLGLVALPTEATGEGAGVLMR
- a CDS encoding MFS transporter — protein: MTSARKGAALALLAATQLLLIMDTAIINVALPSVGDDLGSGSAGLSWVANAYLITFGGLLLLGGRTADLLGHRRLYLTGLGLLAAASAAGGIAGTAGELIAARAVQGVGAALAAAAAFALLLNLFPDGPDRHRALGAFAAMGGLGGVTGTVLGGVLTDLLGWRSTFWLNVLLALVLGLLALRVLDGGTRSAQSGFDLGGALTATGGLGLVAYALVGAGEAGWTSPRTLAAGGAGLLLLAAFAVVESRVARPLVPPAVLRRPALRDANILSALAQMALFPMFFLVSLYLQSVLGQSPLTGGLGLLPLSLAVVAVAPQTGRLIFRIGLGSTMTLGFGLLFVGMVWLALALAADGTFLSTVLAPSLVLGVALPLVMVTTNVAATAEAAPEETGLASGLINTSQQFGSVLGLAVLVGVATAAGGSSAAAQTAGFRSALLAGAAFAALATLLSVRLRLPVPAMASPRQDRTGGAVE